The following coding sequences are from one Schizosaccharomyces osmophilus chromosome 1, complete sequence window:
- a CDS encoding diacylglycerol diphosphate phosphatase: MSVEIREHYEKMKELWILYGDYAVLLLVSLCYFIMDVTMLPFQRQFSLDDLTISHPHAKHERVPTMYLGLITLPLPGLILYGFGRFRKSPLLFWKSLMGLLYSTMISGLIVTVIKNTVGRPRPDFIARCDPLSSSPHTGLVDLHVCTTSWESHTLQDGLRSFPSGHTAFSFAGLGYLSLIIASQLRMFRKKTSSWAIVMPILPLMLATWIGISRNEDYRHHVEDIVVGGFLGMTIAYVCYRQTFPPLNDALANIPYAQLEIDEGNLDSRRVVEEMV; the protein is encoded by the exons ATGTCTGTTGAAATTAGAGAAcattatgaaaaaatgaaagaattatGGATCCTTTATGGAGATTATGCGGTATTGCTTCTGGTTTCGTTGTGTTATTTCATTATGGATGTTACAATGCTTCCCTTTCAGAGGCAATTCTCTTTGGATGATTTAACAATTTCTCACCCTCATGCTAAACATGAACGAGTACCTACAATGTACCTAGGG cTAATTACCCTTCCCTTACCTGGCTTAATTCTTTATGGATTTGGTAGATTCAGAAAAAGTCCTCTTCTATTCTGGAAGAGCTTGATGGGTTTACTTTACTCCACCATGATTTCTGGTCTCATCGTAACCGTCATTAAAAACACAGTGGGAAGACCTCGCCCAGACTTTATAGCTCGCTGTGATCCTCTTAGTTCATCTCCCCATACCGGGTTGGTGGATCTCCATGTTTGTACTACATCTTGGGAGAGTCATACTCTGCAAGATGGATTACGATCCTTTCCTTCTGGCCATACggctttttctttcgcaGGACTTGGATATCTCTCCTTGATCATTGCCTCTCAATTGAGGATGTTTCGCAAAAAGACTTCTTCCTGGGCGATTGTAATGCCTATTCTACCATTGATGCTCGCTACCTGGATAGGTATTAGCCGTAATGAGGATTACCGTCATCACGTAGAAGATATTGTCGTTGGCGGTTTTCTGGGAATGACCATTGCATACGTTTGTTATCGTCAAACTTTCCCTCCTTTAAATGACGCTCTTGCTAACATTCCATACGCTCAACTTGAAATTGATGAGGGTAACTTGGACAGCAGACGAG
- the duc2 gene encoding DUF1769 family protein: MKCSLIVGSRKEAIAINGTPNFVKSKHFEGRVKVRLRHYEVLDHEYFSKSNDTCSIMIAGRFLPTQGALTADDILFGNQFEKPLRDILPTGSSYMMKGLKLVDPAIEYDLYCDQPWAFSPFYATMTRLKMANAQPPLEYFYEDSSERRKEMQDPENRKKLPIKPNQYFIADFCNPFFDPSSMSVSVPYTGLKFSVKSYYSGQPLRYVCKTRAGEPIFAIEFDL, translated from the coding sequence ATGAAATGTTCATTGATTGTTGGCTCACGTAAAGAGGCCATCGCAATTAATGGTACACCAAATTTTGTAAAGTCAAAACACTTTGAGGGACGGGTAAAGGTACGACTCCGGCACTATGAAGTTCTGGATCACGAGTATTTCTCAAAATCCAACGATACATGCTCTATTATGATTGCTGGAAGGTTTCTTCCTACGCAAGGTGCATTAACAGCCGACGATATTTTGTTTGGTAATCAATTTGAGAAACCCTTAAGAGATATTCTTCCAACTGGATCCTCTTACATGATGAAGGGCCTCAAGCTGGTAGACCCAGCGATTGAGTATGATTTGTACTGTGATCAACCATGGGCATTTTCTCCATTTTATGCGACTATGACAAGGCTTAAAATGGCCAATGCTCAACCGCCTTTGGAGTATTTTTACGAAGATTCTTCggaaagaaggaaggaaatGCAAGATCCTGAAAACCGAAAGAAATTACCGATAAAACCAAACCAATACTTCATCGCTGACTTTTGTAATCCATTTTTTGACCCTAGTTCCATGAGCGTCTCCGTTCCATATACCGGATTGAAGTTTTCTGTCAAAAGTTATTATTCCGGTCAACCTTTGCGATATGTTTGCAAAACTCGGGCAGGGGAACCAATTTTTGCTATAGAGTTTGatttgtaa
- the saw1 gene encoding recombination protein Saw1 yields MNTTDKIVRLRHNLKCHVRIHFNKKYPVDINDLLFSTQRDLHAVAFLNQGNVRTVYDGKVIDVYSEAVQGHALVEIGRKFVQPKEPQDEEDKDQKPTLELQYQGSMSNKVVHVAVKGALSSSS; encoded by the exons ATGAATACCACAGACAAAATTGTTCGATTGCGGCACAATTTAAAATGTCATGTTCGAATTCACTTTAATAAGAAATATCCCGTAGACATCAATGATTTGTTATTCTCTACCCAGCGGGACTTACACGCggttgcttttttaaatcaagGAAATGTTCGCACAGTTTATG ATGGAAAAGTAATAGACGTGTATTCCGAAGCTGTGCAAGGACATGCATTGGTGGAAATAGGTCGAAAATTTGTGCAGCCAAAAGAACCacaagatgaagaagacaaagacCAGAAGCCAACGTTGGAACTTCAGTATCAAGGCTCAATGTCAAACAAAGTCGTTCATGTCGCCGTGAAGGGCGCTCTTTCGTCTTCGTCTTGA
- the tsr2 gene encoding rRNA processing protein Tsr2, with amino-acid sequence MFDDPSKKLTYYEYAAGVLVCCWPIMRQAVAEEWADVDTADKRDWMAGALVDYICSAKDVDPWDIEELILQILQDEFNVGSVEDDSPYILAQDLHRIWQATLEDNFDPIRDIHERLGKPMVEKQERENNKTSKPSESGVPELVEGEPSMQEDVAEPAQKESKAPTVDDDGFTVVQRKR; translated from the exons ATGTTTGACGATCCTTCAAAGAAGTTGACGTATTATGAATATGCTGCTGGTGTTTTAGTGTGCTGCTGGCCCATCATGAGACAAGCTGTCGCAGAAGAATGGGCAGATGTCGATACAGCTGACAAGCGAGACTGGATGGCCGGAGCACTAGTAGACTATATCTGCTCTGCAAAAGACGTTGATCCTTGGGATATTGAAGAACTCATTTTACAAATTCTCCAGGACGAGTTTAACGTGGGTTCTGTTGAAGACGACTCTCCTTACATT TTAGCTCAAGATTTGCACCGTATCTGGCAAGCGACCTTGGAAGACAACTTTGATCCCATTCGTGACATCCATGAACGTTTAGGAAAGCCAATGgttgaaaagcaagagagagaaaacaataaaactTCGAAACCTTCAGAGTCTGGTGTTCCTGAACTTGTCGAAGGAGAACCATCGATGCAGGAAGACGTTGCGGAGCCTgctcaaaaagaatcaaaggCTCCAACTGTTGACGACGATGGTTTCACTGTTGTTCAACGTAAACgttaa
- the mrps17 gene encoding mitochondrial ribosomal protein subunit S17 — MKLNYFGIVISNFMPKTAKVRVAKEKFHPVIKKYVTKYQNYMVQDDRGCGVGDAVVIQPCRPRSATKRFEIIKILQEANRVSPNAFSTSNETPTELKS, encoded by the coding sequence atgaagttgaATTACTTTGGAATTGTTATCTCAAATTTTATGCCAAAAACGGCAAAAGTACGCgttgcaaaagaaaagttccATCCagtcatcaaaaaatatgtAACAAAATACCAAAACTATATGGTACAGGATGATCGTGGATGTGGAGTTGGTGATGCTGTAGTTATTCAGCCTTGCAGACCGCGTTCTGCGACAAAGAGATTcgaaattataaaaatactACAAGAAGCAAATCGCGTTTCTCCCAATGCGTTTTCTACATCCAACGAGACACCAACTGAATTAAAATCATAA
- the rib4 gene encoding 6,7-dimethyl-8-ribityllumazine synthase: MFEGIKGPNPSDLQGPDLRILIVHARWNLQAIEPLVKGAVNKMIQHHGVKAENIDVNSVPGSWELPVGIRSLMASNHYDAVIGIGVLIKGSTMHFEYISEAVVHGLMRIGLDFNIPVILGLLTVLNEEQALYRAGLNGGHNHGDDWGSAAVEMGLKNLGN; this comes from the exons ATGTTTGAAGGAATTAAAGGACCCAACCCATCTGATCTTCAA GGCCCCGATCTTCGAATTCTCATTGTCCATGCTCGCTGGAACTTGCAAGCTATCGAGCCTCTGGTAAAGGGTGCCGTGAACAAAATGATCCAACATCATGGAGTGAAAGCAGAAAACATCGACGTCAACAGTGTTCCCGGAAGCTGGGAATTGCCCGTTGGCATTCGTTCTCTCATGGCAAGCAACCATTATGATGCCGTTATCGGTATTGGTGTCTTAATCAAGGGCTCCACGATGCATTTTGAATACATTTCCGAAGCTGTTGTCCATGGTCTTATGCGAATTGGCCTCGACTTCAATATTCCTGTGATTTTGGGACTTTTGACTGTTTTGAATGAAGAGCAAGCCCTTTATCGTGCCGGACTTAATGGCGGCCATAACCACGGTGATGACTGGGGTTCCGCAGCAGTTGAAATGGGTCTAAAGAATCTTGGTAATTAA
- the mim2 gene encoding mitochondrial MIM complex subunit Mim2, whose product MTDLLHLNSPAASEVDADDDDYSSELDDDLKESIEQLEQLLSLVIFPIAGKFLGRKFAFHVWARWLDRRRIV is encoded by the exons ATGACCGACTTGCTTCACTTGAACTCTCCTGCGGCATCAGAAGTTGATgctgatgatgatgattaTTCTAGTGAATTAGATGatgatttgaaagaatctATAGAGCAGTTGGAACAATTATTGTCCCTAGTCATATTTCCCATTGCTGGCAAGTTTTTAGGAAGAAAATTCGCTTTCCATG TTTGGGCTCGCTGGCTAGATCGACGTCGAATCGTTtaa
- the stn1 gene encoding telomere cap complex subunit Stn1: protein MLGEDEGINKHCTTLTKWNPMFINDVYSIVFNNSTIQSIGFWFGHPICWIQIVGYVVSLDVYEEKCICIVDDCSGQSLRTVFSLQERRSEAQKAKGLYPGTIVRIGGKIQRSRSFQLVAYKLELLEDPNAEWKEWLQRIHYRKNLQRTQSSLKYVNNKYGVPCKSINSSKHAKVLLSHLRRLCKANPEAGFTIEEVLGFLKIHYLELPSIPIIDVESQRMEMLHGIDEEAIRLSLLSLVQHGRVVYKKPHNVYRLLYSKDVIRFVMPMMPSGRLEAHRVLDLLRQGNAMFQTVPIYAVAKHIRKFLRCARSTWDEIEKYVWELQNHNYVFSTKLV, encoded by the exons ATGCTTGGAGAAGATGAAGGCATAAACAAGCACTGCACTACTTTGACAAAATGGAATCCTATGTTTATTAACGACGTCTACTCTATCGTCTTTAACAACTCTACAATTC AAAGCATAGGCTTCTGGTTTGGACATCCCATTTGCTGGATACAGATCGTAGGATACGTGGTTTCGTTAGATGTctatgaagaaaaatgcaTTTGTATAG TTGATGATTGCAGTGGGCAAAGTTTGCGCACCGTCTTCTCTCTGCAGGAGAGACGTTCCGAGGcacaaaaagcaaaaggatTATATCCTGGAACTATTGTTCGCATTGGTGGGAAAATCCAGCGTTCCcgttcttttcaattggTTGCCTATAAGTTAGAGTTACTTGAGGATCCAAATGCTGAATGGAAGGAATGGCTTCAAAGGATCCATTACAGGAAAAATCTACAGAGAACGCAATCGAGTCTCAAATACgtaaacaataaatatGGGGTTCCTTGCAAATCGATCAATTCCAGCAAGCACGCTAAGGTTCTCCTTTCTCACTTGCGCCGATTATGTAAAGCTAATCCAGAGGCTGGCTTCACTATTGAAGAAGTGCttggatttttgaaaatacaTTACCTGGAGCTTCCTTCCATTCCCATTATAGACGTGGAAAGTCAAAGGATGGAGATGTTACATGGGATCGATGAGGAAGCTATACGACTTTCACTTTTATCTCTTGTGCAACATGGGAGAGTTGTATACAAAAAGCCACATAATGTATATCGTTTACTGTATAGTAAAGATGTGATCAGATTTGTGATGCCGATGATGCCTAGTGGACGTCTTGAGGCCCATCGTGTTTTAGATTTGCTTCGTCAAGGAAATGCCATGTTTCAAACAGTTCCCATCTACGCTGTTGCTAAACATATTCGAAAGTTTCTTCGGTGCGCCAGGAGTACCTGGGACGAAATAGAGAAGTATGTTTGGGAACTTCAAAACCATAACTATGTTTTTTCTACCAAGCTAGTGTAA